GGGGCCGAGCGCTCAGTGACCGGTGACCTTGGCGAACATCGGATACAGAGACAGAACGAGCAGCGCGGCCATCGTGACGTTGAACACGCGCAGCCATCGCGGATTCGACAGGAATCCGCGCAGACCCTGGCCGAACGCGGCCCAGACGCTGATGCACGGCAAGCCGACGAAAACGAATACAAGCGCCATCCAGACTGCGTTGCGGCCATAGTCCGTCGAGAGCTGGATCGTCGTCGCGGCGGTCAGCACCATCATCCACGCTTTCGGGTTGACCCATTGAAACGCGATCGCTTCGACGAACGTCATCGGACGCGACTTGCCGTTGTGAGTGCGCACTTCGCTCGACGTGCCGATACGCCATGCGAGATACAGCAGATAGACGATGCTGGCGGTTTCGAGCAGCGTATAGAGCAACGGGAGCCGCTTGAACGCTTCGCCGAGGCCGAAGCCGACCGATAGCATCAGGATTGCGACGCCCGCGCTGATGCCAAGCATGTGCGGCAGCGTGCGACGGAAGCCGAAGTTGACGCCCGACGCGAGCAGCATCGTGTTGTTCGGGCCGGGCGTGATCGACGTGACGAGCGCGAAGAGCATGCCGGCGGGCAGCGCGCTGAGGGTGAGGTAGTCCATGGTGATGCTCTCTTCGTCTGCGAAATGACAGGTGACGGAGGGAGTGTAGTGGATGGATTCTGTACAGTACCGGTACAGTTGTGGAGATGGTTGCCGGTACGGGATAGGGCGGTGGCGGACGGTTTGGTGGGCGGATGTGCTGGTTCTCGGAAAAGATGTCCGCAGTCTTGATATGTTGTTTTTGAATAAAGGGCGCACTCCATGAGTGAAGGATGTGACCTGCATCGATCTTCGGGGAAATGGCCGGAGAGTGTTTTGTCACGGTGCTTCCGACACGACGCTCGATCGACGGCACCGTATCGTTGCTGAAGCATTGGCGGCACTCAACCGCCATTTCACATTTGACGCTGGCCTGCGCGAACTTACGGTGAGGTCAATGCTCCGCCGGCACACCGAACCCGGCGTAGCACGCAATTGCGTTCCGAGCGCCTCGTTCGGCGGGGATACAACTGCCCTGCGGCGTCGACGTCCTCAGGCGTGCAAATCTCATGGAGAAACAAAGCGACCAGCCCGAAGCACTGGATCATCGAGATTCAGGACTCAGGACGCCCCTGATGGGCGCGGCGACGGCATTCTGCCGCGCTGGAACGCACCGGCAGCCCAGGGGCGGCAAGCTGGGGACGTGCTCGAATTGAGTCTGGCCACCGAATCCGGTGCGGCCGGGATTCGGAATCGCTATGCAGCGTGTCGTCAAATTTCCGCGCCCGGAAAGTCATTCTCTGACGACGCACAGAAGTGTGAGGGTGGTCATGAATGACGGCGACGGCACGTGGTTTCGAGAACACGTTGAAGGGGCGATTCGCGAGGCGAACGATCCGAAAGCAGATGGGGTTTCCCATGCCCAGGCAAAAGCGGGCATGGCGGCGCGACGCGACGCTCGACAGCGTCGATACCGCGGTGCCGGCAGCGACCCTTCTCAATCGAACGATATAGATCGACGAGGGCCTCCGATGTGCGATCGAGCTTCTGCGCGCCGTTGTCAACGCGGCTGGACCGAGCGTACCCACTGAGTGATCTGCTGGCTGGACATGGCGCCGGTGCGGCGGCTGCTCTCGACGCCGTTGAGAAACAGAATCACGGTCGGGATCGAGCGAATCTGGTATTGCGCGGAAATGCGTTGCGCGTGATCCGTCTCGACCTTGGCGAACATCACCGAGCCCGTTAGAAGCTTGGCGGCAGCCGCGAATTGCGGCGTCATCGCGTGGCATGGCCCGCACCAGTTGGCCCAGAAGTCCACCACGACTGGCAGGTCGTTCCTGCCCACGAACGTCGCGAAATGGCGCTCGTCGAGGTTGGCAGGCTCGCCCGTCAACAACGGCGAGCCGCATGTGCCGCACAGCGGATGTTCGCCGAGGCGGTCGGCATCGAGCCGATTGATCGCGAAGCAGTGACTGCAGACGATATGCATATCGTTTTCTCCTCGTGCGCGAGTCGACGGACGATCACCGCTCGCGACGAATGCGTTCCGATCAGTGCTTCAGCTTCCTGATGCCCAGCATGTCGAGCAGCAGACGCTCATATGCCGGCTCGGTCGCGCCGGTTCTCATACGATGGAGAAAATACTTCTCGAACGCGATTTTGGCCGCGTGCACCCATTTTCCCTCGCTCGACCAGTTCAGATTGCGCGGCGGTATCTGCGGAAGTGCGACGAACGCGATCCCGCGATCGCCGAAATCCGCCAGACAGATTGCATTCCATGTCGCGCGCGCCGAGGGTTCGTGACCGTCGAGGGATGCACGGATGTTCTCCGCCGCGGCATGCACCATCGATTCGATCATGAATCCGGTTTTGGGCACGCCGGTCGGAACCGGCGTGGACTCGAGCGGTGCGATCGCGACGCACACGCCCACTGCATACACGTTCCGGTACGTCGGGTTGCGCTGGAATTCGTCGATCAGCACGAAGCCGCGCGGATTGGTCAAATCGCCGATGCCGGCCACCGCATCGACACCCTTGAAGGCAGGCAGCATCATGCAGTAGCTGAACGGCAGTTCGTGCGTGCGCCGCTCGTGCCCGAGATCGTCGAGTTCGGTGGCATACAGTGTGTTCGGCGCTACGCGAGTCGTTTTCGCGTTGCAGATCCATTTGATGTCGTGCTCACGCAATGTCGACTCGAGCATGCCTTTCGAGTCTCCGACTCCGCCAAGCCCCAGATGGCCGACGTAAGGTTCGGGGGTAATGAGCGTCATGGGCACGCGGTCGCGGATCTTGCGTCGGCGAAGATCGGTGTCCATGATCATCGCGTGCTCATAGACCGGTCCGAAGCACGACGCGCCTTGTACGGCGCCAACCAGCACGGGCCCGGGGTTCTGGACGAACGCATTCCAGGAGGTCGATGCGGCTTCCGCGTGATCGATGTGGCAGATCGATTGCGTGTTGGCCTGCGGACCGAGCCCGTCGATCTCGTCGAACGCGAGCTTGGGGCCCGTCGCGATGACCAGGTAGTCGTAGGCAACCGTTTCGCCGCTTGCCAGTTCGACTTCGTTTCGCTCCGGATGAATCCGCTTCACGCCGCCGGCGTCGAAGCCGATTCCTCGTTTTTCCAGTATTGGCCGCAGATCGACTGAGATGTCGTCGCGCTTGCGCCACCCGACCGCCACCCACGGGTTCGACGGCACGAAATGGAATCGCGCGCTGTCCGACAGCACCGTCACCGTGTCGCCTGTCCGAGCGGCCTTGCGCATCGCAAAGGACATCGACAGGCCACCGAGTCCTGCGCCTACTATCACGATTTGAGCCATGTCGTCTTCTCCTGAATCAGAATGCCTCTGAGAGCAGTTCGGATAAAAAGGGCGCGCGCCGCTGCCTGAAATCGGAATGCCGGCAATGCGGCTATTGAAGATATCCGTTGATCCGTTCCAGCAGCTTCTCGTCGAGCTCGCCGGCGGCGGCGGCGAGCCGCAACCGGTTCATCACGACCTGATAGCGGGCCGCCGCGAGATCCCGGCGTGTCGTGTACAGCGCCTGTTGCGCGTTCAGGACGTCGATCGATGGACGATCGCCTGCCTCGAATCCCGTCTGGTTCGCGTTCAGTTGCCGTTCGGCCGACCGTAGCGCCAGCGTGAGGGCGGCCACTTGCGCCAATGCGCTGCGCAGGCCGAGAAACGACTGCCGGACGTCGCGCGCAACTGCGATGCGCGCTGTTTCCTCGTCGAACCCGGCTTTGCGAAGCAATGCCGCGCTTTCGTCGCGCTTGGCATTGCGCAGGCCTCCCGTATACAGCGGAATGGTGACCATGACGCCGACAACCGCGCTGTTGCTGCGCATCGAACTGTTGCCGCCGTATCCGGCGCCGTTCGTCCGGTCGCCGATGTACGATGCAAACGCATCGACCGTCGTCCCGGCTCCGGGGCGATACTTCGATGCCTCCGCCCTTGCGCTTTCCATGCCCAGCTTGCGCAGCGCGATCAGCGGATTGCCCGTCATCGCGCGCGCCTGCCAGTCGGCGAAGTCGCCCGCATCGATGGAATCGAGCGTGGACGTTTGAGCAAGGTGGCGCAGCGCCGTGTCGGAATTGCCGGTGAGGTCGTGAAGTTCGGCTCGCTTCAGATCGAGCACGGTTTGCGCGGCGACCAACTGCGCGTTCGCGAGGTCCGCGCGCGCCTCGGCGTCGCTGACGTCGGTGATCGACGCGTCACCGGCCTCGAAGCGCGCACGTGCGATATCGCGGGCTTCGAGCGCAGCAGTCTTGGTCGAGTTCAGCGCGGCTACGTCGTCTTCCGCGAGCAGGATGGCGAAGTAGGTTTGCGCGACTTCAAGCATGACGGATTGACGCGTGCTGGCCAGTTGCGCGTCGCCGGCGTCTGCGGCCGCATTCATCTGGACGGCGACGGCGTTTCGTTCGGCGCTGAACAGGTTTTCCTTGATCGTGATGGCCCACCCGGCGCCTGTCGCGCCGGCGGCGCGCGTGTCGAAAGCGATGCCGTTGCTGGAGCCGAAGCCGCCGCCGGAGAAATGTGCGCCGGTGGTTTCCTGATCGACCGTCCCGTAACGAACGTTTCCGGTCGCCAGGATCTGGGGCAGGAAACCTGCGTGCCCCTGCCGGCGCTTGGTGGCGTCGGCCTGACGCTGGGCGAGCGCCGCCGCGTAGGCGGGATCGTGAGCAAGTGCGTCCTTCGCGGCGGCCAACAGGTCCGTTTCCGCGCGGGCAAACGGAATCCAGGCGAGCGTGAGCAGAACCAACAGGCGTGCGGCGCGCGTCATGATCGTCACCATCGTGAGCTGGCAGGTTCGCCGCCGGCGGTCAGGCGCCGCCCTTCAAGCCGAGCTTGCGCATGAAGATCTCCATCGGACACCATTGCGTGAAGCCGCTCTGCATCAGGTTCGCGCCGACGAAGACGGTCAGCCAGAGCCACCAGCTGCTCACGTACAACGGGCTGGACGGCGCGCCGATGGCCAGTGAAACGAGGATCAGCATGCCTGCGATGATTCGCGTGATCTGCCAGGATGTCATGATCGTCTCCTCAACGATGGGCAGGAAGAGGACGCCGCCGGTAGGCGGTGTAGTAGAGCAACGGGATGACGACGAGCGTGAGCAGCGTCGATACCAGGATTCCGAAAATCAGCGATACCGCCAGGCCGTTGAAGATCGGATCGTCAAGGATGAAGAACGCGCCGATCATCGCGGCGAATGCGGTGAGCAGGATGGGTTGCGCGCGCGTGGCCGCGGATCGCACGATCGCGTCCTTGAACGGGACGCCCTCGGTCACCTGAAGGTTCACGAAGTCGACGAGCAGGATGGAGTTGCGCACGATGATGCCGGCGAGCGCGATCATGCCGATCATCGACGTCGCGGTGAACTGCGCGCCGAGCAACGCGTGGCCGGGCATCACGCCGATGATCGTCAACGGGATCGGCGCCATGATGATCAACGGTGTCAGGTAGGAGCCGAATTCCGCGACGACGAGCAGATAGATCAGCACGAGCCCGACCGCATAGGCGATGCCCATGTCCCGGAAGGTTTCGTACGTCACCTGCCATTCGCCGTCCCATTTGATCGCGAACGAGCGGTACGGGTCGTCCGGCTGACGAATGAACCATTCGCCTAGCGGGCCGCCGCCGGGCGTCGCGAGCTTCGACAGGCGGCCGCGCATCTCGAACATCCCGTACAGCGGGCTGTCGATCCTGCCGGCCATGTCGCCGACGACATAGGTAACGGGCAGCAGATCCTTGTGGTAAATCGGCTGTTCGATCTGGCTGCTCCGCTCGCGCACGAGCTCCGACAGCGGAATCAACTGACCGTCGCTGCCTCGGACCGCCAGCGCCAGCAGTGCGGACGCGTCGCCTTCGAGCGAGGCCGGCAACGCGAGCCGGACGGCGGCCGGGTATTTGCTGCCGTCGTGAAGGTACGTGACGTCGTCACCGGTGAGTCCCGTCCTGAGCGTGCGGGCGACGTCGGCCTGCGAGACGCCGCGCAGGCCGGCCTTGCGGCGATCGAGATCGAAATCGCGTTGCGGGGCCGCGGCAACCGTGCTGTCGTCGACGTCCACGACGCCGCGCGTCGTCGAGAATACGCGACGAACCTCGTGTGCCACGCGGTTTCGTTCGTCCGTCCCGGTGCCGTACACCTCGGCAACGATGGGCGCGAGCACCGGCGGCCCCGGCGGCACTTCGACCACTTTCACGCGTGCGCCACTGCGTTCGGCGATGCGCTCGAGCGCCGGTCTCACGGCGGTGGCGATCGCGTGGCTTTGCCGCCGGCGCCTGGACTGGTCGACCAGGTTGACCTGGATATCGCCCACGTTGCCGCCCGCGCGCAAATAGTATTGGCGGACGAGACCATTGAAATTGATCGGGGCCGACAGGCCTGCGTACGCCTGGTAGGTGGACACTTCCGGGACGGTCGCGAGGTACGCGCCCATCTCGTGAAGAACCGCGGCGGTCCGTTCGAGCGGCGTGCCGGCCGGCATGTCGACGACGATCTGGAACTCGGACTTGTTGTCGAACGGCAGCATTTTCAGCACGACCCACTGGAGCACCGGCAACGTGAGCGACAGCGCGATCGCGCCGGCAATGGCAAGCCACAGCAGGTTGCGGTGCCTTGCGCCCGCCGCATCGTCGAGGAACGGCGCGAAGATCCTGCCGAACAGCGGTTCGAGCTTCGCGTGCAAGCCGCCTTTCGCGTCGTGCCGCGCTTGCGCCAGCCAGATGCGGGACAGCCAGGGCGTCACCACGAACGCGACCGACAGCGAGATCGCCATTCCCATGCTCGCGTTGATCGGTATCGGGCTCATGTACGGACCCATGAGCCCCGTGACGAATGCCATCGGCAGTAGCGCGGCGATCACGGTCAGTGTCGCGAGTATCGTCGGGCCACCGACTTCGTCGACCGCACGCGGGATCACCGATGCAAGCGGCGCGTCCGGTTCGAGCAGATGATGGCGGTGAATGTTCTCGACGACGACGATTGCATCGTCGACGAGGATGCCGATCGCGAGAATCAATGCAAACAGCGAGACGCGATTCAGCGTGAAGCCCCACGCCCACGATGCGAACAGCGTGGCGGTGAGCGTCAGGACGACCGCGAGACCGACCACGAGCGCCTCGCGCCAGCCGAGCGCGACGAGCACCAGCACGACGACCGATGTGGTGGCGAAGGCGAGCTTCTCGATCAGCTTCAGCGCTTTCGCGTTGGCCGTGACGCCGTAGTCGCGCGCGACTTCAATCTTCACGTCGCCCGGGATGACGGTATTGCGCAATGTGTCGACTCGCTTGAGCACGTTCCTCGCGACGGCGACCGCATTCTCGCCCGGCTTCTTTGTCACCGTGACGGAGATGGCCGGGTATTCGGCCGGATGCGCGCCGGCGAGTCCTTCCCAGACATAGCGGGTGGGCGCGGGCGCGCCGTCGCGCACGTCGGCCACGTCGCCGACGGATACGGGGTGGCCGTCATGTACGGCCACGATCACGTTGCCGACGTCGCGCGCATCGGCGAGCACCGGGCCGCTTTCGATATGGATGGCACGGTCGTCACGCACGAGATCGCCGACCGATGCCCCCGCGTTGGCGGAGGCGAGCACGCGGCGCAGATCGTCGACGGTCACCTGCGCAGCGCGCATGCGGCCGGGATCGAGCAGCACGTTGACGGCGCGTTGCGGGCCGCCCATCGTCGTGACTTCCCGCGTGCCGGGCACGCGCTCGAGGTCGGCCTCGATCGAATGACCGACGCGCTCCAGATCGAATGCATTGGCATCCGGCCGCGTGCCGTAGAGCGTGAGCACGACGATCGGCACGTCGTCGATGCCTTTCGGCTTGATCAGCGGGGGCAGCACGCCGAGATTCCGCGGCAGCCAGTCCTGATTCGAGAACACGGTGTCGTACAGTCTGACCAGCGCCTCGGTGCGCGGCACGCCGACCTTGAACTGAACCGTCAGCACCGCGAGCCCCGGCCGCGAGACCGACATGACGTGCTCGATGCCGCTGATCCGCGACAGCACCTGCTCGGCGGGCCCGGCCACCATTTGCTCGACGTCGTGCGCGCTCGCGCCCGGAAACGGCACGAGCACGTTGGCCATCGTGACGTTGATCTGCGGCTCCTCTTCGCGTGGCGTCATGACCATTGCGAACAGGCCGAGCAGGAGCGCCACCAGCGCGATCAGGGGGGTGATCCGGTTTTGCTGGAAGAAGGCGGCGATGCTGCCGGACAGTCCGAGGCGAGGCGCGCTCATTGCATGGATTCCATGTCGGTATCACTGCCGCCCGGCCGCCGCAAGCGCGTCCAGCGCGATCCGCTCGCCTGGCGACAGGCCGGCCAGGATTTCGACCCGACCGGCGAACGCCTTGCCGACGCGCACCTGTCGCAGCGTGACGTGGCCATCGTTTCCGACGACATAGACCGCGGTCACTTCGGTGCGGCGTACGACCGCGGACAGCGGAACGAGCAGGCGCCGGTGCGCGTCGCCTATCGGAAAGTACGCGCGCGCGAACATGCCGGGGCGAATGTCGCCGGCCGAGGCGGGCAGGCTCAGGCGTACCTGGGCCGCATCGCTTTGCGGATCGGTGAGCGGCAGAACGGTGACGGTCGTTGCGGTCTGCCATTGCGTCGCGGCGGGCAGGTCCGGCAGTTCGATCCGGACGGGGGCGCGCTCGCGCAGCGCCGGCAGGCGCGATTGCGGTACGGTCGCCACGGCTCGCAGCGCGGCGGGGTCGAATAGCGTGAGCAGCGGCATGCCCGGCATCGCCATCGATCCGATTTCGACATTGACGCTGGCGATCACGGCCGGATAGGGCGCGCTGATCTTGCGCAGTGTCGGTTCGACCGCGGCCGCGCGGGCATCGGCCTGCCGAGCGTTTGCGATTGCCGCTGCTGCCTTGTAGCGCGCGCTCGCGCGATCGAGCGCGGCCTGGCTGACGTATTGTCGGTCGAACAGGTACTTCGTTCGTTCCATCTCGCGTTGTGCGACATGGGCTTCTGCCAGTGCGGCGCTGACTTGGGCACGAACCGCGGCGAGTTGTTGATCCGTGGCGCGCTGGTCGACGGTGACGAGAATTTGTCCGGTGTTGACGTGATCGCCCGCCTTGACCTGAATCGCGGTGACGCGACCGGCGACCTGCGCGGCGACGGTCGTTTGCCTGGCCGATTCGACGACAGCTTCGGAAACGAACTCATCGAATTGCGTCGTCGGCGTGACGACGAGCGTGGCGAGCGACTGTGCATGAGCCCATTGCAACGGCAGCGCGATTGCGCAGGCGAACACGATCGTTCGTCCGCCGGTTCGCATGTTGACGCGCGAGACGGCGCGCGCCGCATGGGCAAGCACCATTGCGATGGTCCAGCGCCGTACCTGCATAGGGAGCCTCGGCAAACGCGTTCGTCTCGGTGAGCGGCTGTTTCGGGCATTGCGGGTGAAACCCGTCGCCGATGCCTGCCGGAGATCCGGTCGTGCACGGCCGCCGGGCTGCGGGGGCGTTCCGGTCCCCGCCAATCACCCGGTCCATGTCCTGGAATTAATAGTGGATCGGACCGGCAATGGGCGCTTGACGCAGATCAACGGCCGATTCGCGGCAGTTTATTCGCGCGAAACGCGCTACGGCGCTGCGCACGAACGCGTGCATTCGAGCCGGATTCGCCGGTGGGGACGCCGCCGCGCAAACGAGCGACCACGTCGACTGTCCGGTGTCGCCCGGCGCCGGCGTCGTTAGTGAAGCTGCTTTGCAGGGCCGAAGTGGTGAAGCATCGACAAGGTCTTCATGATTTGTCTGATCTCATCGTCGGCAAGGCGATAGTAGACGTATTTCCCGTCGCGGCGCGCCGAAACGATCGATTCTGCGCGCAGCACGCCGAGATGCTGGGAAAGACTGGGCTGATGAACGCCGACTCGATGCTCGAGCTCTTGCACGTTGCGCTCGCCTTCGGCGAGCTGGCACAACAGCAGCAGGCGGTCGCGATGTGCGAGCGCCTTGAGCAGCGACGCAACCTGCGCTGCGGAATCGCGCAGCATGGCGAGCGCCTGGGGCGGGAGTGATACGGTCATGGGCTCCATCCTTGCTGGCGCGACGGCTGCCGCTCGATCGCCGCTCGCCCGCGCGACTGAATATCCGCTCGCCGTCGCAGAATCGAACCAATTCCGTCGCGGATGCAGGGCACGCCGTTTTTCATCACACGAGTCGGCCCGGACGGCGGTTCGCGCGCGATCGTCGCCAAGGGCAGCATCGCAGGCGAGGCCAGTGCGAGACGGACAAGTCGACGAGCCCCGCCCATATCTGTCACGCATCGATTCCGCGGCACCCGCGCGACGGGGCTGCGGCGCCCGTCGACGGGAGCGATCGGGGCCGCTCGTTTCAAGGAAATCCGGGGATGGTCGGGTCGACGCCCTCCACACTGGCGTGCGGATGGTGCCCCTTGATCAGGTTGTCGATTTCCTCGACGCGATCCCGCGGCATGTCGACCATCATCAGAATCTCGCCGCGCTCGATCGCCGACTTGAACCGCTCCAGACGCGAGCTCGGGACGCTGACACCGATCATCGATCCCATCCACGCGCCGAATCCCGCGCCAGCCAGCGTCAATGCGACGACCGCGCCACCGGCAATCGTCAGCCCGGCGGTCGGAGAGGCGATGGCGGCCAGTCCCGCCAGCGCGCCGGTGATGCCGCCGGCTGCCGCGCCGCGGGCAAGCGCTTGGCGCAGATCGCTGCTTTGCGCGATCGATGCTTCAGGGAGATCCTCGAGCGGAACCTTGTCGCTTGCGAGCACATGAATGTGGCGCCACCCGATACGTTTGAGAAGCAGTTCGTCGACGATCGATCTGGCCGTCTGCGTGTCGGGCAACATAACGTAGATCCGTCTCATGATGATCCTCTTCGGAGTCGGCGCCCGATGCATCGTTCGATACAGCGCGTCCATTCGTGCCGGAGCGCCGCAAGGGCTGCGCCCGTTCGATTCGACTCTAGGTACGCGCGGCTGGGCGCCATTTGATCTCCGACAAGAATCACGTTCAGCGTTGCTCCGGCTTCCGTGACGCGGCGTTCGTTTGTCCCGGCGACTGCAGGCCCGGCGCGCGAGCGCCGGCGAACGAAATTCTCGTGGAGTTGGCCGTTGACGCAGATCAATCGACAAGCCGGGTGAATCGCTAATGTGATCTGCACGCGCGAGCTTTCGTATCGAGTGCGCAATGGAAACCGTCCTTTCCATTCAGGCAGTCAGCAAGATCTATCCGATGGGAAGCGTCAGCGTCCATGCGCTGAAGGACGTCACGCTCGGACTCGAGGCTGGCGAGTTCGTGGTGCTGCTCGGCGCATCGGGTAGCGGAAAATCGACACTGCTCAACCTGATGGGCGGGCTCGACACGCCCACGAGCGGCATCATCGATTACCGCGACCATCGTCTCTCCACCGCGACCGAGCGCGAACTGACCCGGTTCAGGCGCGAGCACGTCGGTTTCGTGTTCCAGTTCTACAACCTCATACCCGGCTTGACCGCTCGCGAGAACGTCGCGCTCGTGACCGATATCGCAGAGCATCCGCTCGATCCCGATGACGCGTTGCGCATGGTCGGCATCGACTCGTTGGCCGGGCACTTTCCTTCGCAAATGTCGGGCGGCGAGCAGCAACGTGTGGCGATCGCCCGAGCCGTTGCCAAGCGGCCGGACGTCCTGCTGTGCGACGAGCCGACGGGCGCGCTGGATTTTCGCACCGGGCGGCTCGTGCTCGACGTGCTGGAGCGGGTCAACCGGGAGTTCGGCACGCTGACCATAGTCGTGACCCACAACGCCGTCATCGCGGAGATGGCGAACCGGGTCGTGCGCATGAGTAGCGGCACGATCGTCGAAGAACACCGCAATGCGCGACGTTCGGATGCTCGGGAACTCACATGGTGAGCGCCCTAATACGCCTGTCGTGGCGCGATCTCTGGCGCATGCGCGCTCAGGCGATTGCGGCGGTGCTGGTCGTTGCCTGCGGCGTGGCCTCGTTCGTCGCGATGCGCAGCACGTACCTGGTCCTGCTGCGGGCGCAGCAGGACTACTATACGTCGCACCGGTTCGCCGACCTTTTCGTGCATCTGAAACGCGCGCCGCTTGCGGTCGCGACGCGCATAGCGGCATTGCCAGGCGTCGCCGCCGTCGACGCGCGCGTGGTGGCCGATGTCACGCTCGACGTGCCGGGGCTCGCCGAACCCGCCACCGGCCATGTCGTCTCGGTTCCCGAACGGGGCGGGCCGTCGCTCGATCTGCTGCATCTTCAGCGCGGCCGGTACGTCGCGCCAGGCCGTGACGATGAAGTGCTGGTCAGCGCCGCGTTCGCCGAGGCGAACCACCTGCGCACGGGGCAGCGCATCGGCGCCGTGCTGAACGGACGCTGGAAGCGCCTTCAGATCGTCGGCATCGCCATTTCACCGGAATACGTGTACGAAACCGGAGCCGGCTCCATCTTCCCGGACAATCGCCACTATGGCGTGCTCTGGATGGGCACCGAAGCCGTATCGGCCGCCTTCCGCATGGACGGTGCGTTCAACGACCTGGTGCTTTCGCTCGATGGCGGTGCGATCGTGCCGCGCGTTGTCGCGCAGGTCGATCGCGAACTGGCTTCCTACGGCGGGCTCGGCACGATCACGCGAGAAGATCAGGTGTCGAACCGGTTCATCTCGGACGAAATCGCGCAGAACCGCATCACGGCCACCTATGTTCCGGCGATCTTCTTCTGTGTGACCATGTTTCTGCTTCAGAACGTCCTGAACCGGCTGGTCGATACCCAGCGCATGCAGATCGGTCTGATGAAAGCGTTCGGATACGGAAACGCCAGGGTCGCCCTGCATTATCTTCAGTTCGCGTGCCTGATTGCGGCGGCGGGGGCCGCCATTGGCTATGCCGCCGGTCTGGCGCTGGGCTCGTCGCTGACCGCGTTGTACGCGCGGTACTACCGATTCGCTCGCCTTGAATACCATGTCGACGCGCATGTCGCGATTCTCGCTGCCATCGTGAGCTTCGCCACCGCGCTGGCCGGGACGGCCGCCGGCGTGACGAAGGCCGCCGGGCTGATGCCCGTGGAGGCGATGCGAGCCCCGCTGCCGCCCGAATTCGCGACCGGGTGGCTTGAACGGTTCGGCCTGTACCGGCATCTCGGCGTAACGTGGCGGATGATCGCCCGCAACATCACGCGGCAACCGCTCAAATCGCTGCTGTCGTGCATTGCGATGGCCTGCGCGAGTGCGATCCTCGTGACGGGCGGCTTCTTCTTCGACGCGATCGATTATCTGTTCGACGTTCAGTTTCAGCGCGTCGAACGGCAGGACTTGACGGTGGCATTCGCGCAGCCGTTGTCCCATCGAGCCATCTATGCGCTCCAGAACCTGCCGGGCGTGCTGCGCGTCGAGCCGTTTCGCGATGTGCCCATCCGGATCTCCGCCGGTTATCGATCGCGCCGGGTGTCGCTGAGCGGGATCGCGCCGCCGGCGCAGATGCATCGCCTGGTCGACGAACGGGGCCTGCCGTTTCGGGTGCCGCCGGACGGCATCGTGATTTCGTCGCAACTCGCCGACACCCTTGGCGTGCACGCGGGCGACCAGGTCACCGTGGAGGTGTTGGAAGGCAAGCGCCAGTCGCGGCAGGTCACGCTCGCGGGCCGCGTCGGGGAACTGGTCGGCGTTCGCGCCTACATGGACCAGCAGGCGCTCGCGCGCCTTCTCGGAGAAGGCGGCA
The nucleotide sequence above comes from Burkholderia thailandensis E264. Encoded proteins:
- a CDS encoding LysE family translocator: MDYLTLSALPAGMLFALVTSITPGPNNTMLLASGVNFGFRRTLPHMLGISAGVAILMLSVGFGLGEAFKRLPLLYTLLETASIVYLLYLAWRIGTSSEVRTHNGKSRPMTFVEAIAFQWVNPKAWMMVLTAATTIQLSTDYGRNAVWMALVFVFVGLPCISVWAAFGQGLRGFLSNPRWLRVFNVTMAALLVLSLYPMFAKVTGH
- the trxC gene encoding thioredoxin TrxC: MHIVCSHCFAINRLDADRLGEHPLCGTCGSPLLTGEPANLDERHFATFVGRNDLPVVVDFWANWCGPCHAMTPQFAAAAKLLTGSVMFAKVETDHAQRISAQYQIRSIPTVILFLNGVESSRRTGAMSSQQITQWVRSVQPR
- a CDS encoding NAD(P)/FAD-dependent oxidoreductase, with the translated sequence MAQIVIVGAGLGGLSMSFAMRKAARTGDTVTVLSDSARFHFVPSNPWVAVGWRKRDDISVDLRPILEKRGIGFDAGGVKRIHPERNEVELASGETVAYDYLVIATGPKLAFDEIDGLGPQANTQSICHIDHAEAASTSWNAFVQNPGPVLVGAVQGASCFGPVYEHAMIMDTDLRRRKIRDRVPMTLITPEPYVGHLGLGGVGDSKGMLESTLREHDIKWICNAKTTRVAPNTLYATELDDLGHERRTHELPFSYCMMLPAFKGVDAVAGIGDLTNPRGFVLIDEFQRNPTYRNVYAVGVCVAIAPLESTPVPTGVPKTGFMIESMVHAAAENIRASLDGHEPSARATWNAICLADFGDRGIAFVALPQIPPRNLNWSSEGKWVHAAKIAFEKYFLHRMRTGATEPAYERLLLDMLGIRKLKH
- a CDS encoding TolC family protein; translation: MVTIMTRAARLLVLLTLAWIPFARAETDLLAAAKDALAHDPAYAAALAQRQADATKRRQGHAGFLPQILATGNVRYGTVDQETTGAHFSGGGFGSSNGIAFDTRAAGATGAGWAITIKENLFSAERNAVAVQMNAAADAGDAQLASTRQSVMLEVAQTYFAILLAEDDVAALNSTKTAALEARDIARARFEAGDASITDVSDAEARADLANAQLVAAQTVLDLKRAELHDLTGNSDTALRHLAQTSTLDSIDAGDFADWQARAMTGNPLIALRKLGMESARAEASKYRPGAGTTVDAFASYIGDRTNGAGYGGNSSMRSNSAVVGVMVTIPLYTGGLRNAKRDESAALLRKAGFDEETARIAVARDVRQSFLGLRSALAQVAALTLALRSAERQLNANQTGFEAGDRPSIDVLNAQQALYTTRRDLAAARYQVVMNRLRLAAAAGELDEKLLERINGYLQ
- a CDS encoding YgaP family membrane protein — encoded protein: MTSWQITRIIAGMLILVSLAIGAPSSPLYVSSWWLWLTVFVGANLMQSGFTQWCPMEIFMRKLGLKGGA